The Allorhodopirellula heiligendammensis genome includes a window with the following:
- a CDS encoding Gfo/Idh/MocA family protein produces MTNPLPRRQFVKTAATTAMAGSLLQLTGHSMVHGEAPGDNEIRLALVGCGGRGTGAANDALHVDNAKTKLVAMADVSAPRLQSSIDALSNEFTDQPEKVDVPEDHRFVGFDGYKSAMDVLRPGDIVILTTPLAFRAPHFEYAIQRGLHVFMEKPLTADGPTSIKMSELAQQADAKNLKCGVGLMVRHCRARQELHKRIQDGEIGDILTMRAYRMHGPVASAHSTAKPEGMSEVLWQIERFHSFLWASGGLFSDFYIHQIDETSWMKNAWPVKAQAIGGRHYRGDYIDQNFDHYSVEYTYADGAKLFFGGRTIIGCKNDMSSHAHGTKGSAIISKSGHTPGNVAIFDDQLFKRRTERWKFGQPEPNPYRMEWVDLVDAIINDCPYNEVHRGVEASLVTNMGRMAAHTGQEITIEQMRNCSHEFAPNVASLTADGPAPVMPGEDGKYPVPEPGILRDVEYATS; encoded by the coding sequence ATGACCAATCCATTGCCCCGCAGACAGTTCGTAAAGACCGCCGCAACCACCGCGATGGCCGGATCGCTGCTCCAGTTGACGGGCCACTCGATGGTTCACGGTGAAGCACCCGGTGACAACGAAATCCGACTCGCTTTGGTCGGTTGCGGCGGGCGGGGAACCGGCGCGGCGAACGACGCGTTGCATGTCGACAATGCGAAGACGAAGTTGGTCGCGATGGCCGATGTTTCCGCTCCCCGCTTGCAGTCGAGCATCGATGCATTGTCGAATGAGTTTACCGACCAACCGGAAAAGGTGGACGTTCCCGAAGATCATCGATTCGTGGGTTTTGATGGCTACAAGAGCGCAATGGACGTGCTGCGTCCCGGTGATATCGTGATTTTAACAACCCCGCTGGCGTTCCGGGCGCCGCACTTCGAGTACGCGATCCAACGCGGCTTGCACGTGTTCATGGAGAAACCGCTCACCGCCGACGGACCGACGTCGATAAAGATGAGCGAACTTGCCCAGCAAGCCGATGCAAAGAACCTGAAGTGCGGGGTGGGTTTGATGGTCCGTCATTGCCGCGCCCGCCAAGAATTGCACAAACGGATTCAAGATGGCGAGATCGGCGATATTCTCACGATGCGAGCCTATCGGATGCACGGGCCCGTCGCGTCTGCGCACTCAACGGCAAAGCCTGAAGGCATGTCCGAAGTGCTATGGCAAATCGAACGATTCCACAGTTTCCTGTGGGCCAGCGGCGGATTGTTCAGCGACTTCTATATCCACCAAATCGATGAGACTTCATGGATGAAGAATGCTTGGCCGGTCAAGGCACAGGCGATCGGCGGCCGGCACTATCGAGGCGACTACATTGACCAAAACTTTGATCATTACAGCGTCGAGTATACCTACGCTGACGGAGCCAAACTGTTCTTCGGTGGACGCACCATCATCGGTTGCAAGAACGATATGTCCAGTCACGCCCATGGGACGAAAGGCTCCGCGATCATCAGCAAGTCCGGGCACACCCCTGGCAACGTAGCGATTTTCGATGACCAATTGTTCAAGCGCCGGACTGAACGCTGGAAATTCGGGCAACCCGAGCCGAACCCCTACCGCATGGAGTGGGTCGATTTGGTGGACGCAATCATCAATGACTGTCCCTACAACGAGGTCCACCGTGGCGTCGAAGCGAGCTTGGTGACCAACATGGGTCGGATGGCGGCGCACACCGGACAAGAAATTACAATCGAACAGATGCGAAACTGCTCGCACGAGTTTGCCCCCAATGTCGCCTCCTTAACGGCCGATGGGCCCGCCCCCGTCATGCCCGGTGAAGACGGGAAATACCCAGTCCCTGAGCCGGGAATCTTACGCGATGTGGAATATGCCACCTCGTGA
- a CDS encoding potassium channel family protein: protein MLVREVLFCLICLVFGGGVIFSFTEDLDLDLAIYFACITGLTIGYGEIVPHTPLGRLVAVLIGVIGMVFIGLIVGIAARALADVEKMRTRFDRHPK from the coding sequence ATGCTGGTTCGCGAGGTGCTGTTTTGCCTGATCTGTCTAGTCTTCGGTGGGGGTGTCATCTTCTCGTTCACTGAAGATCTCGATCTTGACCTCGCTATTTATTTCGCCTGCATTACGGGGCTGACGATTGGCTATGGCGAGATCGTCCCACATACCCCTCTGGGACGCTTGGTCGCAGTGCTGATTGGTGTTATCGGCATGGTTTTCATCGGGCTCATCGTGGGCATCGCGGCGCGCGCGCTGGCTGATGTGGAGAAAATGCGGACGCGGTTCGACCGGCATCCTAAGTAG
- a CDS encoding DUF3302 domain-containing protein, whose translation MPPIGFYDYLTFAAILTIVAGVLTVMCLILGLPGRIARKRNHPDADAIYVMGWLGFLGGVSWIQAFLWAFKPTEVVDIRRFPKEEAAVEGQTAVATVVDPSSKPEHESEPRSIADGSESSDTEQDRKSQE comes from the coding sequence ATGCCGCCGATCGGATTCTACGACTATCTCACCTTCGCGGCGATACTGACTATTGTGGCTGGCGTTTTGACGGTGATGTGTCTGATTCTTGGGTTGCCCGGAAGGATCGCTCGAAAGCGAAATCACCCAGACGCCGATGCGATCTATGTGATGGGATGGTTGGGGTTTCTCGGTGGCGTGTCTTGGATCCAGGCCTTTCTGTGGGCGTTCAAGCCAACGGAGGTCGTTGACATACGCAGGTTCCCGAAGGAGGAGGCGGCAGTCGAGGGACAGACAGCTGTCGCTACTGTCGTTGATCCCTCATCGAAGCCTGAGCACGAATCCGAACCGAGGTCTATCGCTGATGGATCAGAATCCAGTGACACCGAACAAGACCGAAAGTCACAGGAGTAA
- a CDS encoding formylglycine-generating enzyme family protein: MARFCFIGFLLLCWIATTGRLFSDPPRRQIVSSDNRELIQKIHDFIRETTGDVNEVPMTNYRETIPATGAAFDMVAIPAGRFTFGADDTDADAEDSEKPAVEVNISPFWMGRCEVTWDEYEPFMITQVDRKKHGGRIDFDANVHAVVDGISQPTPPYTEMSFGMGQSGFPAISMTHHAANKYCQWLSAQTGHFYRLPTEAEWEYACRAGTNTPYSFGDDALEDYAWYYDNSNDKYQKVGTRKPNPWGLHDMHGNVAEWVADAFQPNHRGTATGAQDPLILPQTLYPRCVRGGSWDDDPENLRSTARRGSDSSWKDQDPQLPRSMWYHTDAQWLGFRVVRPLDVPDADTMDAFWNSATGFSD, encoded by the coding sequence ATGGCTCGTTTCTGCTTCATCGGTTTTCTGCTGCTTTGTTGGATCGCTACGACCGGGAGACTGTTCTCAGATCCGCCGCGTCGCCAAATCGTTTCGAGCGACAACAGAGAATTGATTCAAAAAATTCACGATTTCATTCGTGAAACGACTGGTGACGTGAACGAGGTTCCGATGACGAATTATCGCGAGACGATACCGGCGACGGGCGCCGCCTTTGACATGGTCGCGATCCCGGCTGGCCGATTCACGTTCGGAGCCGACGATACCGACGCGGATGCCGAGGATTCTGAAAAACCGGCGGTCGAGGTCAACATTTCACCGTTTTGGATGGGCCGCTGCGAAGTCACCTGGGACGAATATGAACCGTTCATGATCACTCAAGTTGATCGAAAGAAGCACGGCGGCCGTATCGACTTCGATGCCAACGTGCATGCGGTCGTCGATGGCATTAGCCAACCGACGCCCCCGTATACAGAAATGAGTTTTGGGATGGGCCAGTCGGGTTTTCCCGCAATCAGCATGACGCATCACGCCGCCAATAAGTACTGTCAGTGGCTGTCTGCTCAAACAGGCCACTTCTATCGCTTGCCGACCGAGGCAGAATGGGAATATGCATGCCGCGCTGGCACAAACACGCCCTACTCATTCGGCGACGACGCGTTGGAAGACTATGCATGGTACTACGACAACAGCAACGACAAATATCAAAAGGTCGGTACGCGTAAACCAAACCCATGGGGTCTGCATGATATGCACGGGAATGTCGCTGAATGGGTTGCCGATGCCTTCCAGCCCAACCATCGAGGCACCGCGACGGGCGCGCAGGATCCGTTGATCCTCCCTCAAACGCTGTATCCGCGTTGCGTGCGGGGCGGCAGCTGGGACGATGATCCGGAAAATCTACGAAGCACCGCCCGCCGCGGAAGTGATTCCAGTTGGAAGGATCAAGATCCTCAACTGCCTCGCAGCATGTGGTATCACACCGACGCCCAGTGGTTGGGCTTTCGGGTTGTTCGCCCCCTGGACGTACCGGACGCGGATACAATGGACGCATTCTGGAATTCGGCGACCGGGTTTAGCGATTAG
- a CDS encoding PVC-type heme-binding CxxCH protein encodes MNMISQACAPRELPLSRRGMLSSIGETFAATAIANPLSADQSLSVPLSIGQAVLDITPTLGIEFAGFHKPPGQERRITGIRQETRRIQIARVLISVVLATLLSGVVNSRLPAADGDNPYAYLDEYSSPYYPHTHFPKLTTPQWVGEPDVEAVIVLGIDDMRETAKYEMYLRPILDRLKQIDGRAPVSIMTCQVDPGDPQLQSWLAEGLSFETHTVDHPCPCLQSGQLDQAKSTYDRCVDLVSAIPNNKPVAFRFPCMDSQNTPSPRAYAEIINQTTPAGNFLQASTSVVSVFTSRDPEIPRSITLNSEGEERFERYIPFPSFVNKIENYPYPFVIGRKCWEFPCMIPDDWQGQNIQQPNNPRTVNDMLAAIDATVVKKGIANIVFHPYEWIRSEQIAEVVDRVHAKYGRRVTFLTFQECIERINSNLLLNQPLRRTADGGDNGVRILDLNLDGYLDVMIGNDQCQVARVWDPAGQQWQDISNPVKFISNESGSDAITQGVQFGRFVAGEGVSVLVNHEQDQSIYQFADDEFVRSLLPHELVGFHTSQAGVDQGVRLRDLDLDGTSEILVANPKVQLLLDFIDNGTWQSLSLPLPAPVVDAQGGDNGARFVDLDKDGYDDFIVSNSSESAVYLYDDETHNFTRSVEPDSEIPRIARGHTDNGAWFADDHMWVQNEDTNRLPDGVDRRTFSQLTGNAEPGPRSAEQSLKSMRVRPDFTIELVAAEPLTMDPVAIDFGPDGKLWVVEMADYPLGLDDHGKPGGRVRYLEDLDGDGTYDKSTLFLDNIAFPTGVLAVGDGVIVSAAPKIFYAEDTDGDGVADVKTVLYTGFGEGNQQHRVNGFERGLDNWIYLANGDSGGTIKSIQTGQVVDIRGQDLRIRPTTGEFDLQAGQTQFGRHRDDYGNWFGSNNSVPVRHYAHPAQYLRRNSLVPPAIPSRDIARLDNTQVFPRSRVLSHWSGYVPPTPGEKHAFTSACSTIVYRDNLLGPEFMQSTFTCEPVHNLVQRRQLVPAGASFESQRPEDEANFEFLASEDSWFRPASVTTGPDGAIWIADMYRLVMEHPEWIDDEREQTLELRAGHDRGRIYRVFPTDQPPRPILKLSSMSTQQLVEQLDSPSGRNRDLAQAMLIGKQDPDAIEPLQQTVATSPNPLARLHALCTLDGLDALVVGSLEIALRDPDPTVRRHALRLSERWLRGDTHPTPPANPIPDSTPASLLSAVLHCDAADLHVRQQMAYSLGYSDAPQAVAKLGQIAGNSFGLPVIREAVISSLRPATLAAFQAAIQENPRAVAAYQEVILEMAARSGEGQLLSSLVESLVLSLRGDAPDPTRIDALTKTLKTLRHRTVELAPNAASLIDDLQPQAAQWAADPRASSPLRIAALRMYALLGRDSSVPLNLLTASQPVDVQIAAADGVVNIDPQAILGRLASLSPVVRQAALNAILARESAALQLIAALEAEEVPLYAISDESRRRLHSHASDEVKAAAIEVFGELSSATEKRSLLQRYLAKVLEDGDPQRGASVFQKQCAACHRVKEMGHAIGPDIASLKDRTPKTLLTAILDPNLAVEDKYQGYHVLTLDGQLMTGVISNESSTAIELQMQEGKRHSILRDDIEWIRTTGVSLMPEGLEKAIPPEEMNHLLAYLNASERVPTLAPAPAASVDGNELAD; translated from the coding sequence ATGAATATGATTTCTCAAGCATGCGCGCCTCGCGAGTTACCGCTGAGTCGTCGCGGGATGCTGTCAAGCATTGGGGAGACGTTCGCCGCTACCGCCATTGCCAATCCTCTGTCGGCGGATCAGAGCCTGTCCGTGCCACTCTCGATAGGCCAAGCGGTTTTGGACATCACTCCAACGTTGGGGATTGAGTTTGCAGGCTTTCACAAACCTCCCGGTCAAGAGCGGCGGATCACGGGAATTCGCCAAGAAACTCGCCGGATCCAGATCGCTCGGGTCTTGATTTCGGTAGTCCTCGCTACGTTGTTGAGCGGTGTTGTCAACTCGCGACTACCCGCCGCCGACGGCGATAATCCATATGCGTATCTCGATGAGTACTCAAGTCCCTACTATCCCCATACGCATTTTCCGAAACTGACAACACCCCAATGGGTGGGGGAGCCAGACGTCGAGGCGGTCATCGTGTTGGGGATCGACGACATGCGAGAGACGGCGAAGTATGAGATGTACCTGCGGCCGATTCTAGATCGCCTGAAGCAGATTGACGGGCGAGCACCCGTCAGCATCATGACGTGCCAAGTCGATCCCGGCGATCCCCAGTTGCAGTCTTGGCTCGCCGAAGGATTGTCCTTTGAGACGCACACGGTCGATCATCCCTGCCCCTGCCTGCAGAGCGGGCAGTTGGATCAAGCTAAGTCGACTTATGATCGCTGTGTCGACTTGGTCTCAGCGATTCCCAATAACAAGCCGGTCGCGTTCCGGTTCCCTTGCATGGATTCTCAAAACACACCCAGTCCGCGAGCGTACGCTGAGATTATCAACCAGACCACGCCGGCGGGGAATTTCCTTCAAGCAAGCACATCGGTGGTCAGCGTTTTTACATCACGCGACCCAGAAATACCTCGTTCGATCACGCTGAATTCCGAAGGTGAGGAGCGATTCGAACGCTACATCCCGTTTCCCTCCTTCGTCAATAAAATTGAGAACTACCCGTACCCCTTCGTCATCGGAAGAAAATGCTGGGAGTTTCCCTGCATGATTCCAGATGATTGGCAGGGACAGAACATTCAACAGCCTAACAATCCGCGAACCGTCAACGATATGTTGGCAGCGATCGATGCGACCGTCGTGAAGAAGGGCATTGCCAACATCGTTTTCCATCCATACGAATGGATTCGGAGCGAGCAGATCGCCGAAGTCGTTGATCGAGTTCATGCGAAGTACGGCAGGCGGGTGACGTTTCTGACCTTCCAGGAGTGCATCGAGCGTATTAATAGCAACCTGCTGCTCAATCAACCGCTCAGGCGGACTGCCGATGGTGGCGACAACGGTGTTCGCATCCTTGACTTGAATCTTGACGGGTACTTGGACGTGATGATCGGAAACGATCAATGCCAAGTCGCGAGAGTGTGGGATCCGGCTGGACAGCAGTGGCAGGACATTTCCAACCCTGTGAAGTTCATCTCGAACGAATCTGGTTCCGACGCTATTACTCAGGGTGTGCAGTTCGGACGATTTGTCGCCGGTGAGGGAGTCTCTGTGTTGGTCAATCACGAGCAGGATCAATCGATCTATCAGTTCGCAGACGACGAGTTTGTACGGTCACTGCTGCCTCACGAATTGGTTGGATTCCACACCAGCCAAGCTGGCGTCGATCAAGGCGTTCGACTGCGTGACCTCGATCTCGATGGGACCTCTGAAATATTGGTTGCTAATCCGAAGGTCCAGCTACTCCTTGACTTCATCGACAATGGCACGTGGCAATCCCTGTCCCTTCCGCTCCCAGCTCCTGTAGTGGACGCTCAAGGGGGCGATAACGGGGCGAGATTCGTGGATCTGGACAAAGATGGTTACGATGACTTCATTGTTTCAAACTCATCGGAGTCCGCCGTCTATTTGTACGACGATGAGACCCACAACTTTACTCGCTCGGTTGAGCCCGATAGCGAAATTCCACGGATCGCTCGCGGCCACACCGACAACGGGGCGTGGTTTGCTGATGACCACATGTGGGTGCAGAACGAGGATACCAACAGGTTACCCGATGGGGTGGATCGTCGCACGTTTTCGCAGTTAACCGGCAACGCGGAACCCGGTCCACGCAGTGCCGAGCAATCGTTGAAATCGATGCGGGTGCGGCCTGACTTTACGATCGAGTTGGTCGCTGCTGAACCGTTGACGATGGATCCTGTCGCGATTGATTTTGGGCCGGATGGAAAATTGTGGGTGGTGGAAATGGCCGATTATCCGCTCGGACTGGACGATCACGGAAAACCGGGCGGCCGGGTGCGTTATCTGGAGGATCTCGACGGGGATGGCACTTATGACAAGTCGACTCTGTTTCTCGATAACATCGCTTTCCCTACTGGTGTGCTTGCCGTTGGTGATGGCGTCATTGTGAGTGCCGCTCCCAAGATCTTCTATGCCGAGGACACTGATGGCGATGGAGTCGCTGATGTGAAGACAGTACTCTACACCGGGTTTGGAGAAGGTAATCAGCAGCATCGGGTCAATGGTTTTGAACGCGGGTTGGACAATTGGATCTATCTAGCCAATGGCGACAGCGGCGGGACGATCAAGTCGATTCAGACCGGCCAGGTCGTCGATATACGTGGGCAAGACCTGCGCATCCGACCGACTACCGGGGAATTCGATCTCCAGGCGGGGCAAACCCAGTTTGGTCGCCATCGGGACGACTACGGCAATTGGTTCGGATCGAATAACTCAGTTCCTGTTCGGCACTACGCACACCCGGCCCAGTACCTGCGACGAAACTCGTTGGTGCCACCAGCGATACCGAGTCGAGACATTGCTCGGCTCGACAATACGCAGGTATTTCCTCGCTCGCGTGTGCTCAGTCACTGGTCCGGCTACGTGCCTCCGACACCAGGAGAAAAGCATGCGTTCACATCCGCGTGCAGCACCATTGTCTACCGGGATAACCTGTTGGGGCCGGAGTTCATGCAGAGCACGTTTACCTGCGAACCGGTTCACAATTTGGTGCAACGACGTCAACTCGTGCCCGCCGGAGCTTCCTTCGAGAGTCAGCGTCCAGAGGACGAGGCAAATTTTGAGTTTCTGGCGTCGGAGGATAGTTGGTTTCGCCCCGCCAGCGTTACGACTGGTCCCGATGGCGCGATCTGGATCGCAGACATGTATCGGTTGGTGATGGAACACCCTGAGTGGATTGACGATGAGCGAGAGCAAACACTCGAGCTTCGCGCCGGTCACGATCGGGGCCGGATCTACCGTGTCTTCCCGACGGACCAGCCTCCCCGGCCGATTCTAAAGTTAAGCAGCATGAGCACGCAGCAGCTCGTCGAGCAACTTGACTCGCCCAGTGGTCGAAATCGCGATTTAGCGCAAGCAATGTTGATCGGCAAACAGGACCCAGACGCGATTGAACCGCTGCAACAGACCGTCGCAACGTCACCAAACCCCTTGGCACGCTTGCACGCGCTCTGCACGCTCGATGGACTCGACGCGTTAGTCGTCGGATCACTTGAAATCGCCTTGCGAGATCCCGACCCGACGGTTCGGCGGCATGCTCTGCGGTTGTCCGAGCGGTGGCTGCGCGGTGATACACACCCAACGCCCCCAGCAAATCCAATCCCGGACTCTACGCCTGCCTCGTTGCTATCGGCGGTGCTGCACTGCGATGCCGCCGATCTCCATGTTCGACAGCAGATGGCGTATTCGCTTGGATACAGCGATGCGCCGCAGGCGGTCGCGAAACTTGGGCAAATCGCCGGGAACTCTTTTGGACTGCCGGTGATTCGGGAGGCTGTTATCAGTTCCCTCCGACCCGCAACGCTAGCCGCGTTTCAGGCGGCGATCCAAGAGAACCCTCGCGCTGTAGCAGCTTATCAAGAGGTGATTCTTGAGATGGCAGCCCGCAGCGGCGAAGGCCAGTTACTATCGAGTCTGGTGGAATCCCTTGTTCTCTCGCTCCGAGGTGACGCTCCTGACCCCACGCGGATCGACGCATTAACCAAGACGTTGAAGACGTTGCGTCATCGTACTGTGGAGCTCGCGCCGAATGCCGCGTCGCTCATTGATGATTTGCAACCACAGGCAGCCCAGTGGGCAGCGGATCCTCGGGCCAGTAGTCCTCTGCGAATCGCGGCGCTTCGGATGTATGCTTTGCTGGGGCGTGACAGCAGCGTTCCGCTGAACCTGCTCACCGCTTCGCAACCAGTCGATGTGCAGATCGCTGCGGCAGATGGAGTCGTGAACATCGATCCTCAGGCCATACTCGGTCGTCTGGCATCGTTGAGCCCCGTCGTCCGGCAAGCTGCATTGAATGCGATCCTCGCACGTGAATCTGCAGCACTGCAATTGATTGCGGCACTTGAAGCGGAGGAAGTGCCGCTCTACGCGATCAGCGACGAGAGTCGACGACGACTGCACTCACACGCCAGCGACGAAGTCAAAGCGGCCGCAATCGAGGTGTTCGGCGAACTGAGTTCGGCAACGGAAAAGCGGTCACTGCTGCAGCGCTACCTCGCAAAGGTGCTTGAAGATGGTGATCCGCAGCGAGGAGCGAGCGTTTTCCAGAAACAGTGCGCTGCTTGTCACCGCGTCAAGGAGATGGGGCACGCCATCGGCCCCGATATCGCCAGCCTGAAAGACCGCACCCCGAAAACCCTGTTGACAGCGATCTTGGATCCCAACTTGGCCGTCGAAGATAAGTATCAAGGGTATCATGTCCTGACACTCGATGGTCAGCTGATGACCGGAGTCATCAGCAATGAGTCGAGCACCGCGATTGAACTTCAAATGCAGGAGGGAAAACGTCACAGCATTCTACGAGATGACATCGAGTGGATTCGCACCACAGGCGTGTCACTGATGCCCGAAGGCTTGGAGAAAGCGATCCCGCCGGAAGAGATGAACCATCTTCTTGCGTATTTGAATGCCTCCGAGCGCGTCCCCACACTCGCTCCTGCCCCAGCGGCATCTGTAGACGGTAACGAGTTGGCTGATTGA
- a CDS encoding HlyD family secretion protein, protein MVVALAMAFVYAIFCWLFFFKFKVRKFTPAWGVCTVFIGGHVALFFFILLRFNQPYSIDATIIRRTIQLVPRLPEPTLLTEVLVKPNVPVKKGDPLFRFDDRLYTYQVNELKASLAAAEQNVKVLQVDIEAAEADLEISKSQEAFATEQVARFEGLTKTGAARVESLQQWQTNLASAQASIAESRANVKKARLAYESDIDGVNTQVAEIQAKLQQAEYYLEQTTIYAPEDGFVINLQARPGLVVGALRMGAIASFICDEDPYVLAPFWQEHLKYVKPGQDVEVALDFFPGYIFNGKVEAIWWATGQGQMTPSANLPEFGAQPIPKGKFAVQIRMDADKIDRLSAGGQGAVAIYTGNNTSLKPFRKIEIRAYSWGNWLYPLPF, encoded by the coding sequence ATGGTTGTTGCACTCGCCATGGCGTTCGTCTACGCCATCTTCTGTTGGCTGTTTTTCTTTAAATTCAAGGTTCGTAAATTCACGCCCGCGTGGGGTGTGTGCACGGTGTTCATCGGCGGCCACGTCGCGCTTTTTTTCTTCATCTTATTGCGATTCAATCAGCCCTACTCGATCGATGCGACCATTATTCGGCGAACGATTCAGTTAGTACCCCGACTGCCTGAACCAACACTGCTAACAGAGGTGTTGGTGAAACCCAACGTGCCCGTCAAGAAGGGGGATCCGCTGTTTCGGTTCGACGATCGGCTATACACCTATCAGGTCAACGAACTCAAAGCGTCGCTTGCGGCGGCGGAGCAAAACGTAAAGGTTCTGCAAGTCGACATTGAAGCTGCCGAGGCGGATCTTGAGATATCGAAAAGCCAGGAAGCGTTTGCCACCGAGCAGGTAGCTCGATTTGAAGGCTTGACGAAGACGGGTGCGGCGAGAGTGGAATCTCTCCAGCAATGGCAAACCAATCTTGCCAGTGCACAAGCTTCGATTGCCGAAAGCCGCGCGAACGTCAAGAAGGCACGTCTCGCGTACGAATCCGATATCGACGGTGTGAATACGCAAGTCGCTGAGATCCAGGCCAAGTTGCAGCAGGCGGAATACTACTTGGAACAAACCACGATCTACGCCCCCGAAGATGGATTCGTGATTAACCTCCAGGCGCGGCCTGGACTTGTAGTGGGCGCGCTCCGCATGGGGGCGATCGCCAGCTTCATCTGCGACGAAGATCCGTATGTGTTGGCTCCCTTCTGGCAGGAACACTTGAAGTACGTTAAGCCCGGCCAAGACGTCGAAGTCGCCCTGGACTTTTTCCCAGGATATATCTTCAATGGAAAAGTAGAAGCGATCTGGTGGGCGACGGGTCAAGGTCAGATGACACCGTCAGCAAACTTGCCAGAATTCGGAGCTCAACCGATACCCAAAGGAAAGTTTGCGGTCCAAATTCGCATGGACGCAGACAAAATTGACCGCCTAAGTGCTGGGGGGCAAGGGGCTGTGGCGATCTATACAGGCAACAACACATCGCTCAAGCCGTTTCGCAAGATCGAAATTCGGGCTTACAGTTGGGGGAACTGGTTGTATCCATTGCCATTCTAA